Proteins co-encoded in one Campylobacter ornithocola genomic window:
- a CDS encoding peroxiredoxin, which translates to MVVTKKAIDFTAPAVLGNNEIVGDFNLYKNIGPKGAVVFFYPKDFTFVCPSEIIAFDKRYQDFKDRGVEVIGISCDNEFSHFAWKNMPVNQGGIGQVKFPLVADLTKQIARNFDVLFEEAVALRGSFLLDADGTIRHAVVNDLPLGRNIDEMIRMVDTMLFTNEHGEVCPAGWNKGDEGMKADPKGVADYLSKNENKL; encoded by the coding sequence ATGGTAGTAACTAAAAAAGCTATTGATTTTACAGCACCTGCTGTATTAGGTAATAATGAAATAGTTGGAGATTTTAATCTTTATAAAAATATAGGACCAAAAGGTGCTGTAGTATTTTTCTATCCAAAAGATTTTACATTTGTTTGCCCGTCTGAAATCATTGCTTTTGATAAAAGATATCAAGATTTTAAAGATAGAGGTGTTGAAGTAATCGGCATATCTTGTGACAATGAATTTTCTCACTTTGCATGGAAAAATATGCCTGTAAATCAAGGTGGTATAGGCCAAGTTAAATTTCCTTTAGTAGCTGATTTAACAAAACAAATTGCTAGAAATTTTGATGTTTTATTTGAAGAAGCAGTTGCTTTAAGAGGTTCTTTCTTGCTTGATGCTGATGGAACAATTCGCCATGCAGTAGTTAATGATTTGCCACTTGGAAGAAACATTGATGAAATGATTAGAATGGTCGATACTATGCTATTTACTAACGAGCATGGTGAGGTTTGTCCAGCTGGTTGGAATAAAGGTGATGAGGGTATGAAAGCTGATCCTAAAGGTGTTGCTGATTATTTAAGTAAAAATGAAAACAAATTATAA
- a CDS encoding YqaA family protein, which translates to MFDFLYNDISYIGLFIVCFLSSTLLPMASEAFVLVFVKLDFNAYMVLFVASLGNTLGSLSTYALAYFGESQILEKYFKDSLCKLEKINANFKKFGSLYAFFTFLPIVGDLFALGLGFAKYSFLKASIFIALGKLSRYAFVVFIANSI; encoded by the coding sequence ATGTTTGATTTTTTATATAATGATATAAGCTATATAGGGCTTTTTATAGTATGTTTTCTCTCTAGTACGCTTTTGCCTATGGCAAGTGAGGCTTTTGTGCTTGTTTTTGTAAAATTAGATTTTAATGCTTATATGGTTTTATTTGTAGCAAGTTTGGGAAATACTTTGGGTAGTTTAAGTACTTATGCGTTAGCTTATTTTGGAGAGAGTCAAATTTTAGAAAAATATTTTAAAGACTCTTTGTGTAAATTAGAAAAAATCAATGCAAATTTTAAAAAATTTGGTTCCTTATATGCTTTTTTTACTTTTTTACCCATAGTGGGAGATCTTTTTGCATTAGGGCTTGGATTTGCTAAGTATTCTTTTTTAAAAGCAAGTATTTTTATAGCCTTGGGTAAATTAAGTCGTTATGCTTTTGTAGTTTTCATAGCAAATTCCATTTAA
- the motB gene encoding flagellar motor protein MotB codes for MGKKHKCPECPAGEKWAVPYADFLSLLLALFIALWAISESNPAKTEALKTEFVKIFEFTASSPLEKESEVHNKYSAPSNANVEELEKLKKLSITQQENIEKLKAALDQRENNIVLNLPARVEFTRGSTEINSADVQDFLKRISEVLKRMPKQAQIELRGYTDTSDKDHKRNFDLASKRAQVVADYLIARGINPAQLIIVSFGDNYPLSANKEDEINNRVEFYIRVDSSDNQTRKSVLDQIGGGIFKR; via the coding sequence ATGGGAAAAAAACATAAATGTCCAGAATGCCCAGCAGGTGAAAAGTGGGCTGTGCCTTATGCAGATTTTCTAAGTTTACTTTTGGCACTTTTTATCGCTCTTTGGGCAATTTCAGAAAGTAATCCTGCTAAAACCGAGGCTTTAAAAACTGAATTTGTTAAAATTTTTGAATTTACTGCTTCTAGTCCTTTGGAAAAGGAAAGTGAGGTGCATAATAAATACAGTGCACCATCTAATGCAAATGTTGAAGAGCTTGAAAAACTTAAAAAGTTAAGTATTACCCAACAAGAAAATATAGAAAAATTGAAAGCAGCTTTAGATCAAAGAGAAAACAATATAGTTTTAAATTTACCCGCAAGAGTTGAATTTACTAGAGGTAGTACTGAAATCAACTCAGCAGACGTGCAAGATTTTTTAAAACGTATTAGTGAAGTTTTAAAAAGAATGCCAAAACAAGCTCAAATAGAACTTAGAGGTTATACTGACACAAGCGATAAAGATCATAAAAGAAATTTTGATTTAGCTAGCAAAAGAGCCCAAGTTGTGGCTGATTATTTGATTGCTAGGGGAATTAACCCAGCTCAACTTATAATAGTTAGTTTTGGCGATAATTATCCTTTGAGTGCAAACAAAGAAGATGAAATAAACAATAGGGTTGAATTTTATATTCGTGTAGATTCTTCGGATAATCAAACTAGAAAATCTGTATTAGATCAAATAGGGGGGGGGATTTTTAAACGATAA
- the plsX gene encoding phosphate acyltransferase PlsX — translation MTSIAIDAMGGDFGEKPIIEGVIQALKEREFKAILVGDPQKLKTLIPQELNSYIEYEEAFDVFAMEENSTDALKRKDSTIYKAIELVRNQKAKAVVSAGHSGATMSLATLRLGRLANIARPAIATLMPNIHSRTLVLDVGANVDCKSEHLFQFAIMGEAYAKEILNITKPKIALLSNGEEECKGNELTKEAHQLLKQLPNFVGNAEGRDIFNGTIDVLVCDGFNGNILLKTGEGVASVITKLLKQEIQKSFLAKLGYLLAKPAFQELKTHIDYEEYGGAPLLGVKECVIISHGKSGPKAIKNAIFQALNFAQSNINQTIEKELANYEID, via the coding sequence ATGACAAGCATTGCTATTGATGCAATGGGAGGTGATTTTGGGGAAAAACCTATTATAGAAGGCGTAATTCAGGCTTTAAAAGAGCGTGAATTTAAAGCTATCTTGGTAGGAGATCCTCAAAAGCTTAAAACCTTAATCCCTCAAGAATTAAACTCATATATAGAATATGAAGAGGCTTTTGATGTATTTGCTATGGAAGAAAATTCCACAGATGCATTAAAAAGAAAAGATAGTACTATCTACAAGGCTATAGAGCTAGTAAGAAATCAAAAAGCAAAAGCTGTTGTTTCTGCTGGGCATAGTGGTGCTACCATGAGTTTAGCTACTTTAAGACTTGGAAGATTAGCTAATATTGCTAGACCTGCAATTGCAACTTTAATGCCAAATATTCACTCAAGAACACTTGTATTAGATGTTGGAGCGAATGTTGATTGCAAAAGTGAGCATTTATTTCAATTTGCTATCATGGGCGAAGCTTATGCTAAAGAAATTTTAAATATCACTAAGCCTAAAATTGCCTTACTTTCGAATGGTGAAGAAGAATGTAAAGGAAATGAACTTACTAAAGAAGCACATCAGCTTTTAAAACAACTTCCAAATTTTGTTGGAAATGCTGAAGGTAGAGATATTTTTAATGGTACTATAGATGTATTAGTATGTGATGGATTTAATGGAAATATCTTGCTTAAAACAGGAGAAGGTGTAGCAAGTGTTATTACAAAACTTTTAAAACAAGAAATTCAAAAGTCTTTTTTAGCAAAACTTGGCTATCTTTTAGCAAAACCAGCCTTCCAGGAGCTAAAAACACATATTGATTATGAAGAATATGGTGGAGCTCCGCTATTAGGTGTAAAAGAATGTGTCATTATAAGCCATGGTAAAAGTGGTCCAAAAGCTATCAAAAATGCTATTTTTCAAGCATTAAATTTTGCACAATCTAATATAAATCAAACTATAGAAAAAGAACTTGCTAATTATGAAATCGACTAA
- the ndk gene encoding nucleoside-diphosphate kinase, producing MEKTLSIIKPDAVKKGVIGQILTRFESNGLRIAATKKIQLSEKEAQEFYAVHKDRPFFKDLVEFMISGPVVVSVLEGENAVLKNRELMGATNPKEAAPGTIRADFADSIDANAVHGSDSLENAKIEIEFFFSKTEIL from the coding sequence TTGGAAAAAACACTTTCTATTATTAAACCTGATGCAGTTAAAAAAGGTGTTATTGGTCAAATTTTAACACGCTTTGAAAGCAATGGTCTAAGAATAGCAGCAACAAAAAAAATACAGCTTTCAGAAAAAGAAGCTCAAGAATTTTATGCTGTACACAAAGACAGACCTTTTTTCAAAGATTTAGTTGAATTTATGATCAGTGGTCCAGTTGTGGTTTCTGTTTTAGAAGGCGAAAATGCTGTATTAAAAAACAGAGAATTAATGGGTGCTACAAATCCAAAAGAAGCAGCTCCTGGTACTATTAGAGCAGATTTTGCAGATAGTATTGATGCAAATGCGGTTCATGGAAGCGATAGCTTGGAAAATGCAAAAATTGAAATAGAATTTTTCTTTTCAAAAACTGAAATTTTATAA
- a CDS encoding nucleoside hydrolase translates to MRLILDTDIGNGIVGANTDDGLALGLILASKEIKLEMISTLSGNVQALTAYSVAKDLLNKLNLDIPLYLGAHEALYEDSHFWRQRLDKSVEEFKLTYLWDHIKPIKILENINPNACMKMGELIMQNPGEISICAIGPLTNIAIAMKLFKDFDKNVKEIFIMGGSFDMPYHIKDTNFGFDPEAARIVLNSRAKITLVPYNATMQTMLTHEDLNALKNQNPLCDFLVQTLRVWIDYASKTRGTNGTWIHDALTIAYMLDPNLANFDEYLVDVICDSIFARGSTIRCFKDAKMPMKNHELKNTVKVLKDIDNARLLNLLKSRLLNGICYENYKSITT, encoded by the coding sequence ATACGCCTTATTTTAGATACTGATATAGGCAATGGCATAGTAGGGGCTAATACTGATGATGGTTTAGCCCTTGGGCTTATTTTAGCCTCTAAAGAAATTAAACTTGAAATGATTAGCACTTTAAGTGGTAATGTGCAAGCTTTAACTGCTTATAGCGTTGCTAAAGATTTATTAAATAAGCTTAATCTAGACATACCTTTGTATTTAGGTGCCCATGAAGCTTTATATGAAGATAGTCATTTTTGGAGACAAAGATTAGATAAAAGCGTAGAAGAGTTTAAACTTACTTATCTTTGGGATCATATAAAACCTATAAAAATCCTAGAAAACATAAACCCAAATGCTTGTATGAAAATGGGCGAGCTCATTATGCAAAATCCAGGTGAAATTTCAATTTGTGCTATAGGACCTTTAACAAATATAGCCATAGCTATGAAGCTTTTTAAAGACTTTGATAAAAATGTGAAAGAAATTTTTATCATGGGTGGAAGTTTTGATATGCCTTATCATATCAAAGATACAAATTTTGGATTTGATCCTGAAGCTGCTCGTATAGTTTTAAACTCAAGAGCTAAAATCACACTTGTTCCTTATAATGCAACAATGCAAACTATGCTCACACATGAAGATTTAAATGCTTTAAAAAATCAAAATCCTCTTTGTGATTTTTTAGTACAAACTTTAAGAGTTTGGATTGATTATGCAAGCAAAACAAGAGGCACAAATGGTACATGGATACATGATGCATTAACTATTGCTTATATGCTTGATCCAAATTTAGCAAATTTTGATGAGTATTTAGTAGATGTCATTTGTGATAGTATTTTTGCTAGAGGAAGCACGATAAGGTGTTTTAAAGATGCAAAAATGCCTATGAAAAATCATGAATTAAAAAACACCGTAAAAGTTTTAAAAGATATTGATAATGCTAGACTTTTAAATCTTTTAAAATCAAGACTTTTAAATGGAATTTGCTATGAAAACTACAAAAGCATAACGACTTAA
- a CDS encoding beta-ketoacyl-ACP synthase III produces the protein MKSTKASLKSIASYIPTKILSNFDLEKMVQTSNEWILRRTGIEQRHIADNDENTSDLGTKAAIKAIQRANLNPQDIDAIIVATLSPDYFTMPSTACKIAHNLGLKNITAFDISAACSGFIYLLELAKSMVESGMKKNILIIGAEKISSIMDYTDRSICVLFGDGAGAGVVSLDDNFPIIDTHTASDGEFGDLLMTQRAQKSNICTPLSMQMKGNEVFKIAVNTLSSDVVEILTKNNIKSEEIDLFIPHQANLRIIKAVQEKLNFTDKQCVVTVQKYGNTSAASIPMAMNDAYEQGLLKQGSLILLDAFGGGFTWGSALLRFGGENDK, from the coding sequence ATGAAATCGACTAAAGCTTCCTTAAAAAGTATAGCTTCGTATATTCCTACAAAAATTTTAAGTAATTTTGACTTAGAAAAAATGGTTCAAACCAGCAACGAATGGATACTAAGAAGAACAGGAATAGAGCAAAGACATATAGCAGATAATGATGAAAATACGAGCGATCTTGGCACTAAAGCAGCCATCAAAGCTATACAAAGAGCAAATTTAAATCCTCAAGATATAGATGCTATCATAGTAGCTACTTTAAGTCCTGATTATTTCACTATGCCATCAACTGCATGTAAAATTGCTCATAATCTTGGCTTAAAAAATATCACTGCTTTTGATATTTCTGCTGCATGCTCAGGATTTATTTATCTTTTAGAACTTGCTAAATCTATGGTTGAAAGTGGTATGAAGAAAAATATCTTAATCATAGGTGCTGAAAAAATCAGCTCTATTATGGATTATACCGATAGAAGTATTTGTGTATTATTTGGTGATGGAGCAGGAGCTGGAGTAGTATCATTAGATGATAATTTTCCAATCATAGACACCCATACTGCAAGCGATGGAGAATTTGGAGATTTACTAATGACACAAAGAGCTCAAAAAAGCAATATTTGCACTCCACTTTCTATGCAAATGAAAGGAAATGAAGTATTTAAAATTGCAGTAAATACTCTAAGTAGTGATGTTGTTGAAATTCTTACAAAAAACAATATCAAAAGTGAAGAAATCGATCTTTTCATACCTCATCAAGCTAATTTAAGAATTATCAAAGCCGTGCAGGAGAAATTAAATTTTACAGATAAACAATGTGTTGTTACTGTACAAAAATATGGCAATACCTCAGCTGCTTCAATACCTATGGCCATGAATGATGCGTATGAACAAGGACTTTTAAAACAAGGTTCTTTAATACTACTTGATGCATTTGGTGGAGGTTTTACCTGGGGATCAGCATTGCTTCGTTTCGGAGGAGAAAACGATAAATAA
- a CDS encoding MFS transporter produces the protein MLQTKSIADENFQTPEGKKAFKKAVFSCWLGTAMEYADFALYGLAAATIFSEVFFPEQTPVIALLLSFVTYGIGFIARPIGALFFGYLGDKYGRKNVLMSTIALMGISTTLIGFIPSYAVIGIWAPICLVILRFMQGFGAGAELSGGTVMLGEYAPSKHRGLISSIIALGSNSGTLLAAFVWLLVTSMDDASFKEWGWRIPFIGSIFIALFAVYMRLNVKETPVFEKQKELMLKIRHENEIHMKKDERTFWQKSRAFWTMVGIRIGENGPSYLAQGFIVGYVTKILLLDKSVATTAVVIASLVGFLVIPLAGYLSDKFGRRITYRTFCLLLMLYAFPAFMLLDSKNEIIVILTIIVGMSLASLGIFGVQAAWGVELFGAKNRYTKMALAKEFGSILSGGTAPMIASALLAYYGTWWPIALYFVITAGIGFTTTFFAPETRGRDLNLIEDAI, from the coding sequence ATCTTGCAAACAAAATCAATCGCGGATGAAAATTTTCAAACACCCGAAGGAAAAAAAGCTTTTAAAAAAGCTGTATTTTCTTGTTGGCTAGGAACTGCTATGGAATATGCAGATTTTGCGCTTTATGGCTTAGCTGCGGCTACTATTTTTTCAGAAGTTTTCTTTCCTGAACAAACTCCTGTTATAGCGTTATTACTTAGCTTTGTTACCTATGGTATAGGTTTTATCGCTAGACCTATTGGGGCTTTATTTTTTGGATATTTGGGGGATAAATACGGAAGGAAAAATGTATTGATGAGCACCATTGCATTAATGGGTATTTCAACTACTTTAATTGGTTTTATACCAAGTTATGCAGTGATTGGAATTTGGGCTCCTATATGTTTGGTTATTTTACGTTTTATGCAAGGCTTTGGAGCAGGCGCTGAGCTTTCAGGTGGGACTGTCATGCTTGGAGAATATGCTCCTAGTAAACACAGAGGCTTAATTTCTTCCATTATAGCTCTTGGATCAAATAGCGGAACCTTGCTTGCAGCTTTTGTGTGGCTTTTAGTTACAAGCATGGATGATGCTAGTTTTAAAGAATGGGGTTGGAGAATTCCTTTTATAGGAAGTATTTTCATAGCACTTTTTGCTGTTTATATGCGTTTAAATGTAAAAGAAACCCCTGTTTTTGAAAAGCAAAAAGAATTAATGCTAAAAATTCGCCATGAAAATGAAATTCATATGAAAAAAGATGAAAGAACTTTTTGGCAAAAAAGTCGTGCGTTTTGGACCATGGTAGGCATAAGGATAGGTGAAAATGGTCCTTCTTATCTAGCACAAGGTTTTATAGTAGGTTATGTAACTAAAATTTTACTTCTTGATAAATCAGTGGCTACAACTGCTGTTGTTATTGCTTCTTTGGTAGGATTTTTAGTTATACCTTTAGCAGGGTACTTAAGCGATAAATTTGGAAGGCGTATTACCTATAGAACATTTTGTCTGCTTTTAATGCTTTATGCCTTTCCTGCTTTTATGCTACTTGATAGCAAAAATGAAATTATCGTGATTTTAACCATCATCGTAGGTATGTCTTTAGCATCTTTGGGAATTTTTGGCGTGCAAGCTGCATGGGGTGTGGAGCTTTTTGGGGCAAAAAATCGCTATACCAAAATGGCACTAGCAAAAGAATTTGGCTCTATACTTTCAGGAGGAACTGCTCCTATGATAGCCTCTGCTTTACTCGCTTATTATGGCACTTGGTGGCCAATAGCCTTGTATTTTGTTATCACCGCAGGAATTGGTTTTACCACAACTTTCTTTGCACCAGAAACTAGAGGTAGAGATTTAAATTTAATAGAAGATGCGATATGA
- the motA gene encoding flagellar motor stator protein MotA gives MDLSTILGMVLAVVSISVGDILEGGNPLHVLHLSSFLIVVPTAAFCAMTATHKKFVKAAYKELKLAFKGAGVNLSQRIAELVEYSIIARRDGLLALESKTNEIDNEFLKETMMMMVDGKSVEEIKESMEIQIEEMEEYYKETAEYWIRFGETCPTMGLVGAVMGLMLALQLLDDPQAMAAGIAGAFTATVTGIFGAYALFGPWGHKIKANAHELIKERIVISHAIVSIAEGANPRDLEAKLFNYLGQGEPRISQFDK, from the coding sequence ATGGATCTTTCAACCATACTTGGGATGGTATTAGCTGTTGTTAGTATTTCTGTAGGGGATATATTAGAGGGTGGTAACCCTTTACATGTTTTACACTTAAGTTCATTTTTGATCGTGGTTCCAACCGCAGCTTTTTGTGCAATGACAGCAACTCATAAAAAATTTGTTAAGGCAGCTTATAAAGAGTTGAAACTCGCATTTAAAGGTGCAGGGGTAAATTTGAGTCAAAGGATAGCTGAGCTTGTAGAATACTCTATTATAGCAAGAAGAGATGGTCTTTTAGCTTTAGAATCAAAAACAAATGAAATTGATAATGAATTTTTGAAAGAGACCATGATGATGATGGTGGATGGTAAGAGTGTAGAAGAGATTAAAGAAAGCATGGAGATTCAAATAGAAGAAATGGAAGAGTATTATAAAGAAACTGCTGAATATTGGATTCGCTTTGGTGAGACTTGTCCTACTATGGGACTTGTTGGTGCGGTTATGGGTCTTATGCTTGCTTTGCAACTTTTGGATGATCCTCAAGCTATGGCAGCGGGTATTGCAGGTGCATTTACTGCAACAGTTACTGGAATTTTTGGTGCTTATGCTTTATTTGGTCCTTGGGGACATAAAATTAAAGCTAATGCACATGAACTAATTAAAGAAAGAATAGTTATCTCTCATGCTATTGTAAGTATTGCAGAGGGGGCAAATCCTAGAGATTTAGAGGCTAAATTGTTTAATTATCTTGGACAAGGCGAGCCTAGAATTTCTCAGTTTGATAAGTAA
- the polA gene encoding DNA polymerase I, translated as MKTLTIIDTFGFFFRLFYALKGLKNSKGEPSNMISGFANFIYSLKSEHLSDMIIFALDSKGKTFRSEIDPNYKINRTPPPPDLLAQIPICIQMIEKMGFSSFSYEGYEADDIIASLVKECKDKDIFIRIITQDKDLYQLIKDNKVSIYSPISKNDYNEAGCLEKYGVKPSQIRDFLALCGDSSDNIPGVKGIGAKGAKNLLDEFESIEGIYENLTLVRNERSRNLLLEGKENAFLSKKLASLYEDLNVKNMLLNCEYPKDEPLLKIMDILEYYELNALLKKLCTNPTNKGKNLGFNARLILDEKELFEILEKIDNQSIIAFDTETTGLDTKEAKIVGFSFCFHESEAFYVPLAHDYLGVCEQISMQAAKKGIEKIYQSTVIGHNLKYDFEIIKNNFNLLPPKKYADTMILAWLKEPSLRVNMDDLAKRLFDYETLHFEDLVKKGECFAGVDIEKACKYAAEDAYITLRFYLYFLKNLEKPLFDLAQKSEFEFIKVLIMMENNGIKLDTQKLEGLMQSFNQDIKTLSEKIYDLAGEKFNINSPKQVGDILFEKLKLPSGKKSKTGYSTDEKVLNAILDNHLIVKEILAYRELAKLVSTYCEPLLKLAKKDKNSRIYSSFLQTGTATGRLSSKDPNLQNIPAHGQYAKDYKSCFVAKEGFSFISLDYSQIELRMLAHFSEDEKLLETFLNDEDIHAKTAIMIFNHSDYETRSIAKSINFGLIYGMGYKTLSQNLKIEAKLAKEYIEKYFENFTSIKTYFEKVKNEAKQNGFVKTLLGRKRYFDFENAKPMYVAMYERESINSTLQGSAADIIKLAMIEIAKDLDENKRLILQIHDELIFEVKDELCEDFAKNASDIMENIVKLKVKLKTSSSIAKNWGALK; from the coding sequence ATGAAAACATTAACGATAATTGATACTTTTGGCTTTTTCTTTAGACTTTTTTATGCTTTAAAAGGTTTAAAAAATTCAAAAGGCGAGCCTAGTAATATGATTAGTGGTTTTGCTAATTTTATTTATAGTTTGAAAAGTGAACATCTTAGCGATATGATTATTTTTGCTCTTGATAGCAAAGGAAAAACTTTTAGAAGTGAAATTGATCCAAATTATAAAATCAACCGCACTCCACCTCCACCTGATTTATTAGCTCAAATTCCAATTTGTATTCAAATGATAGAAAAAATGGGTTTTTCAAGTTTTTCTTACGAAGGATATGAGGCTGATGATATCATTGCTTCTTTGGTTAAAGAATGTAAAGATAAAGATATTTTTATAAGAATTATCACTCAAGATAAAGATTTATATCAACTTATAAAAGATAATAAAGTTAGTATTTATAGTCCTATTTCAAAAAATGATTATAATGAAGCAGGGTGTTTGGAAAAATATGGGGTAAAACCTAGTCAAATAAGAGATTTTCTAGCACTATGTGGTGATAGTTCAGATAATATCCCAGGTGTAAAAGGAATTGGTGCTAAGGGTGCTAAGAATTTACTTGATGAGTTTGAAAGTATTGAAGGAATTTATGAGAACTTAACACTAGTGCGTAATGAAAGAAGCCGTAATTTGTTGCTTGAAGGTAAAGAAAATGCTTTTTTAAGCAAAAAACTTGCTTCTTTGTATGAAGATTTAAATGTAAAAAATATGCTTTTAAATTGTGAGTATCCAAAAGATGAACCTTTGCTTAAGATTATGGATATTTTAGAGTATTATGAATTAAATGCTTTGTTGAAAAAACTATGCACCAATCCTACTAATAAAGGTAAAAATTTAGGATTTAATGCAAGATTAATTTTAGATGAGAAAGAACTATTTGAAATTTTAGAAAAAATTGATAATCAAAGTATTATTGCTTTTGATACAGAAACTACAGGTTTAGATACCAAAGAAGCAAAAATAGTAGGATTTAGTTTTTGTTTTCATGAAAGCGAAGCTTTTTATGTGCCACTTGCACATGATTATTTAGGAGTTTGCGAGCAAATTTCTATGCAAGCTGCTAAAAAAGGGATAGAAAAAATTTATCAAAGCACGGTTATAGGACATAATCTTAAATATGATTTTGAAATCATAAAAAATAATTTTAACTTACTTCCTCCAAAAAAATATGCTGATACTATGATACTTGCATGGCTTAAAGAGCCAAGTTTGCGTGTAAATATGGATGATTTGGCAAAAAGATTATTTGATTATGAGACTTTGCATTTTGAAGATTTGGTGAAAAAAGGAGAATGCTTTGCAGGGGTTGATATAGAAAAAGCTTGTAAATATGCCGCTGAAGATGCTTATATTACTTTGAGATTTTACTTATACTTTTTAAAAAATTTAGAAAAACCTTTGTTTGATCTTGCACAAAAAAGTGAGTTTGAATTTATCAAAGTGCTTATTATGATGGAAAATAATGGCATTAAACTCGATACTCAAAAACTTGAAGGCTTAATGCAAAGTTTTAATCAAGATATTAAAACACTAAGTGAAAAAATATATGATTTAGCAGGTGAAAAATTTAATATTAACTCTCCTAAGCAAGTAGGGGATATTTTATTTGAGAAACTAAAGCTACCAAGTGGTAAAAAAAGTAAAACAGGGTATTCTACTGATGAAAAGGTTTTAAATGCTATTTTAGATAACCATCTGATTGTAAAAGAAATTTTAGCTTATAGAGAGCTTGCAAAATTAGTTTCTACTTATTGTGAGCCTTTGTTAAAATTAGCTAAAAAAGATAAAAACTCAAGAATTTATTCAAGCTTTTTGCAAACAGGAACAGCTACTGGACGCCTTTCATCTAAGGATCCAAATTTACAAAATATCCCTGCACATGGTCAATACGCTAAAGATTATAAATCCTGTTTTGTAGCAAAAGAAGGATTTAGTTTTATTTCGCTTGATTATTCACAAATTGAGCTTAGAATGCTAGCGCATTTTAGCGAAGATGAAAAGTTGTTAGAGACCTTTTTAAATGATGAGGATATTCATGCAAAAACTGCTATTATGATTTTTAATCATAGTGATTATGAGACAAGAAGTATTGCTAAAAGCATAAATTTTGGTCTTATTTATGGTATGGGTTATAAGACTTTGAGCCAAAATTTAAAAATAGAAGCAAAATTAGCTAAAGAGTATATTGAAAAATATTTTGAGAATTTTACTAGTATTAAGACATATTTTGAAAAGGTAAAAAATGAAGCTAAGCAAAATGGCTTTGTAAAGACTTTATTAGGTCGTAAGCGCTATTTTGATTTTGAAAATGCAAAGCCAATGTATGTAGCAATGTATGAAAGAGAGAGTATTAACTCTACACTTCAAGGCTCTGCTGCCGATATAATAAAACTTGCAATGATAGAAATTGCAAAAGATTTAGATGAAAATAAACGCTTGATTTTACAAATTCATGATGAGCTTATTTTTGAAGTAAAAGATGAACTTTGTGAGGATTTTGCAAAAAATGCTAGTGATATTATGGAAAATATTGTAAAATTAAAAGTTAAATTAAAAACTTCATCAAGTATTGCCAAAAATTGGGGCGCATTAAAATAA
- the rpmF gene encoding 50S ribosomal protein L32, producing the protein MAVPKRRVSKTRAAKRRTHYKVTLPMPIKDKDGSYKMPHRVNPVTKEY; encoded by the coding sequence ATGGCAGTACCTAAGAGAAGAGTGAGCAAAACTCGTGCAGCAAAACGCAGAACTCATTATAAAGTTACCCTACCTATGCCTATAAAAGACAAAGATGGTAGCTATAAAATGCCTCACCGTGTAAATCCAGTAACTAAGGAATATTAA
- a CDS encoding ferredoxin, 4Fe-4S has protein sequence MAVKITDICIACGSCIDECPVSAIVDDANNPEGEDRYYVYADKCVECVGHNDQPACASACPTDGCIVWSDVVSGQPSRDNIGSDLRDGSTPVFA, from the coding sequence ATGGCAGTTAAAATTACTGATATTTGTATAGCATGTGGTTCTTGTATAGATGAATGCCCAGTAAGCGCAATCGTAGATGATGCAAACAATCCTGAGGGCGAAGATAGATATTATGTTTATGCTGATAAATGTGTTGAATGTGTAGGACACAATGACCAACCAGCCTGTGCAAGTGCTTGCCCAACTGATGGCTGTATTGTATGGAGTGATGTAGTTAGTGGACAACCAAGCCGTGATAACATCGGAAGTGACTTAAGAGACGGTTCAACTCCGGTATTTGCTTAA